Proteins encoded by one window of Epinephelus moara isolate mb chromosome 18, YSFRI_EMoa_1.0, whole genome shotgun sequence:
- the anks4b gene encoding ankyrin repeat and SAM domain-containing protein 4B, which translates to MSRYHKAAIDGNLDLLKEATRRDLNTADEDGMTPTLLAAFHGHVDALQLICSREGDPNRSDIWGNTPLHHAAANGHMHILSFLVNFGTNLFALDNEHHTAMDVAASRDRMDCVRFLDAAASQQTNQNPKKVANLKKEAVKEAEKRVKLCEKVKKKHQSKMDKMQRGAGNTGPVSEASLASALSDGGNMSGVNEQFSKLIAADKSGSLTARVKGTLQKKLGKKDKGTLQSAGGDGNVIFLKQESVASEQPEFLGVFNEQDESMLDEEGMADFDDYDNDEPGQVKQSIFNRPGLGGLIFMKKMGLESEDIPSGTNESLGYLVQNELFEAEEDAAGFEGNGDTDLPWDQEDLGLDDDDDEETSPLDVFLSAISLPEFALAFSREHLDLEALMLCSDEDLKGIRIQLGPRKKILEAVARRKNALETPGKIKDSCL; encoded by the exons ATGTCGAGGTACCACAAAGCAGCGATTGATGGAAACTTGGACCTCTTGAAGGAGGCCACGAGGAGGGACCTGAACACTGCGGACGAGGATGGCATGACTCCCACCTTACTGGCTGCTTTCCACGGACATGTCGATGCTCTTCAGCTCATATGCAGCAGAGA AGGAGACCCCAACAGGAGTGACATCTGGGGAAACACACCGTTGCACCACGCTGCAGCCAATGGCCACATGCACATCCTCAGCTTTCTAGTCAACTTTGGCACCAACCTTTTTGCACTGGACAATGAACACCACACAGCTATGGATGTCGCTGCCTCTCGTGACCGCATGGACTGCGTGCGGTTCCTGGATGCTGCCGCCTCACAGCAGACCAACCAAAATCCCAAGAAGGTTGCCAATTTAAAGAAGGAGGCCGTCAAAGAAGCGGAGAAGCGTGTGAAACTCTGTGAGAAGGTGAAGAAGAAACACCAGAGCAAGATGGATAAAATGCAGCGTGGAGCTGGCAATACTGGGCCTGTCTCAGAGGCCAGCTTGGCGTCAGCACTCTCAGATGGTGGCAACATGTCCGGTGTTAATGAGCAGTTCTCCAAGCTTATTGCTGCTGATAAATCTGGCTCCCTTACAGCCAGGGTTAAAGGCACGCTCCAGAAGAAACTTGGGAAGAAAGATAAAGGCACGCTGCAGAGCGCAGGAGGAGATGGGAATGTTATTTTCCTCAAACAGGAGAGTGTAGCGTCAGAACAGCCGGAGTTTCTGGGTGTCTTCAATGAGCAGGATGAGAGCATGTTAGACGAAGAAGGAATGGCAGACTTCGACGACTATGACAATGATGAACCAGGCCAAGTCAAACAGTCTATCTTCAACCGGCCTGGCCTTGGAGGTCTGATTTTCATGAAGAAGATGGGGCTGGAGTCGGAGGACATCCCCAGCGGAACTAACGAAAGTCTCGGCTACCTCGTTCAGAACGAGTTATTTGAGGCAGAGGAGGATGCCGCCGGCTTTGAGGGGAACGGTGACACCGATTTGCCCTGGGATCAGGAAGATCTGGGACtggatgatgacgatgatgaggaAACCTCTCCTCTGGATGTGTTCTTATCTGCCATCTCCTTGCCAGAGTTTGCTCTTGCATTCAGCAGAGAGCACCTAGACCTGGAGGCGCTGATGCTCTGCTCCGATGAAGACCTAAAAGGCATTCGCATCCAGCTGGGACCAAGGAAGAAGATCCTGGAAGCTGTTGCTCGCAGAAAGAACGCACTGGAGACACCTGGCAAGATAAAGGACAGCTGcttgtga